The window TTTGTCGCTAGCCTATTTTGTCCTAGGCTATTTTGTTGGATCACCTGAATTTTCACCGTTTTCATAGCATTTACGTTTTAGAAAACagcttttcagtttttgtttacCAGGcccgtaataaaaaaaagtagataattgtgtataatttattattctaaGGTGCACTTTGTTAAATAACACAAACAATGGCTTGATCACTAATGAAATGGGAAACTAGTATCTGTAACCATCCGACCCAGCAGACCCACCAAACCCGCCAGACCCTCTCGACCCAGACCCAAAACTACCAGCCCCTCCATGTCCTCCAGACCCCCCAGATGATCCATGTCCTCCATTATACTGCCCATCATCCTGATAACCCCCACGAGCCTCTTCAGCCAAATTCTGCTGAATCGATTTCAAAATCGCTTCAGGAATTGGCGGGGGCGTGGGAAGGTGAGCCCCCTGCGGGTGGAACCCATTTTCGTCAGCAGTGTACGTAATACTGAACTGTTGACCTTCTGGCGACGTGAAGGAGAAGGACCCATCAGCTGCCACCCAGTCGCCTCTCAACTGACCCCTTTCTTGGGCAGCTATACCATTACCCGTCTCATAAGCGTACTGGTAATTGCCGTCACCCTCATTGTTGTTATCTAGACGAAGAATTGGCACTTGCTGGCTGGGGGAGGAGAAACCGCCGCCTCCACCGCCGCTGAACGACGAGGGGGAGGAGAAACCGCCGCTGCTGCCGCCGCCGCTGAACGATGACGGGGAGGAGAAGCGGTTGCTTTGGCCCCCGAAGGAGCCGCCGCGGTTGGGGGGCAGGTACTGGTTGGGGCCGGCGCAGGCGGCAAGCCCACAAAGGGCACTAATCAGCAAAacctgaaattttgaaaattagagCAATTATTTGTACTGgtggaattatttttactcGTCTCATTTTTTTTCGATGAGGTGCGGACGATTTGGTTGATGGCACAGTGATACTTTTAAAATTCGGATGATCGCTTTTATATGAGAAATTCCCACTATGTGAGATGAAACATAAACCATTTCATCGGACCAGATTCACTGCAGAGCAAGGTTACACCAAACTTAAATGTCAAATCTTTTTAACAATCATTTCATTTGGGAATATGATGCATTCCTTTATCGTGATTTGATTCATCGTTGGTGTTTTTACGAGATTAATTACATATTGCGGTATGGGATGGTGTAATAATATGACCATTTTTATTGATTCGGATTTTAAACACTTTAGCGTGTGCATTAAATCTTATAAATTATACCTTGTCATTGCATAAATCTTACTAAACGtatctaaaaaaaacagtagaGTATCTTGATGATGTGTACATAAAACCCTGCAGTagatttcaaaaatatgtaaaaccGTGATGGAAATTTGCATTAATGTATTCAGTTTACTGGCGTTTTTATCAGTATTTTGGACAGGTGTTTATTTATCTCATCGTTTGTTTATTAGCTTCTGAAATGTAatagttttgtaaaatctaaaatgcaataaatttataaaagatttttattcaatGGAGTTGGATCAATGAATGAGTGACTAGAGCAAAAGATTgaaaagaaagtttttttcattacATTACGAAATGAAATCATTTGCAATAAATgcgtttataattttagagcagaaattccatttaaaaaaattccaattctTCAAAATATGGTACATGAGCATTTCTGGGGTCAAGAATTATGTTTTGAAGAATAATAGTATTTTGATTAATTGCGATACTAAAATGTAATCCTTGAGAAATAAAGACAATGTttaagcttaaaaaaataattatacgaTGATACTCAGTCCTAACATAGTATCTGAAGACGTGAAGACgaatgaaaaactaaaatcgttatatacagggtgctcaaaaactggcgcaccaactcagtggtacgttgttgagaagtatgtgtagattacgggaaaaatcttgaaaaaattcctaaaatcatattttaaaaaatctgtagcTATAAgcatattttgttaactttttcagtttttattactctttaatgtttttatgtttcacaccaagtaatcgttcccaacaaaacgatgaataatttttttttaatttactatcagactttagcagttttttaaattaaataatacaataaaattcatcaaaaaaaatcacaatttgtagatgaGCCAACACTGGGCaatatttcctaggaaactatttcaaaaataatttatttctattgttgatcaaattctattgaggtcacgactgttagacaacgttgccacaattcatttattgaaaattcgttatttatcaataaataattttattacaaagactttttttactatttttacctttatatgtaagcaattctctaccgtacaccattgagttggtgcgccggtttttgagcacccggtatttacaaaaataccggATAGCATTAGGTGTGTTATGTTACATGTGTGCAAGACatttacttttattgaaatacGGACGCCTTAGGTATGAATCTAAGctacaaaatttgaagtttgacttatttattctttgtttgaaacgGAGCTTCGGTCAACCAAAGCTGTATTTCAGTAATTTCAGATTAAACTACAAACTACTCTttgaattaaaagaaataatatatacagcgtgattttttaaaccgaGCCACTCTGGATATCTCagaaagtaaacaaaaacaaatatttgagcCGTCTAACTgcaaaactcattttttgacaaaaatttgaaaaatggctTTCTTGAGCTGTTTGTATATTTAGAATTTAAACAGCAAATTCAGATTCTGTTGCTTTTTTACGAACTTTATTCTTTAATACAGTAAgactatacaaaagtttcGAGTCTTATGCAAAACTCACTGTTATCGTTTTGACACTTCGAATTCAAAACTAGCTCTATTATTTGAACCAGTTGAAGTGTAGAATAGCGTCATgtgactgattttttttttaattattttagtattattgagttaaaaatttaagaataTACTACTACCTGCGgcataatgattttttaaataatttaatttattatggtTTGCTTTAATTAAGTAAGTATTTAGATTATtagttacaattttattattatataattatagtaatattAAACGACACAatcaatttgaattttatagCCGACGTATTTTTGAACAGTCTGGATTATCAAGTAATTGAGTACCATTTAaccttataaaaaattgtcgaaattacaaaaaaaacacagacAAATCGCTGATcaaaataacttttatttgAGGTACACAAAGGAGGTGatgtctttaaaaattttgaagggAGAGTTGGTGCTTCAACTTTTAAAAGCACATTaagatgaaaataaaaattgacttgTCTCGggattttagaatttttttctattttttggaaaattaggGATATGTGTTCAGAGTCTTAAAAAATACCGTGTACAAGgaatgataataaataatacataataataactCATCTTTCTTTGAATCGTAAATACAACTCGGGAGGCGAAGTCTAGCAATTGCTATTCCAACTTAACCCCCTTTTAACAAGTAAGAAGTAAATAAGCAGAATaataaatgaatgaatgaataaatacacgaaataaaatttagaaaaattgcactgtgcaaaaattaaaaaaacctgaaaaataaaacacgaagaaaaagaaaagcaAAAGAATATTTGCGCCTCGTTTGTAAAAATGCACGGCCATAATATCAATCACTTTTGACACTCGATACATGATGCATTTATtggttaaaacaaaataaatagaccgtagaaatttaattcttaccAGGTGTTTCTTTCGATGTTAGGTACAAGTAGTTaggttgtgttttttttttttacttattttaaattacatttaaaatttataactttataaGTTATAACTAATAAGCCAAAATACATTGActaatgaaatttttctaaagtgtattgtttttagaaaaatcaatGTGCTGCagcaatttgtttttaaacgtAGCTAAGATCTAGAACAGAAAAAATTCGAGAAAAGTTTTTTCGCTTTGATGGTTattccattaattaatttaagttgtGACATAAacctatgtttttttaaaaatacacataaaGCCTAGTTAGCTGCAATAGATACAGGATGGCCCAGCTTCTGcagctcagttattagtaaagttggattttttatattttgtagacgttatttataatctaggacgtatttcaggaaaatagttttttattatacagagtgtccaaaaaaaagtatgacgtcaacataataatttttttgatgacatgctattatttttgtgctcattaggatacctttttagcttcttacacgtctctaaaaaaatttttggttcagggattactttaaaaaaataaaaaccaaagaaaATCGGTTTTGCTCCttcaattttataaattaataaaaaatagaattaatGACATCAGTACGTGTTGTACAAGTTCtaacagacttattaattaagtgtGATTGATCTGAATTACTGTAGGGGATTTACAATTTACtgccaaactttttaaaactttagagccttttaattaattccacTATTCGGTGGGGAATTAATTAGGAaatgaacattttttcttattacaatcctaacgtaaattttaacacattccgcattatttgataaaaatttgtccTGTCAAATATTGTAATCACAAATTTTATGAATAAACGTCGAGGATGGTTTCAAccttgtttgtttttatatcactTGATGCGGAATTAAATAACGAACAGTTTTTGGGACACtatgtataatcaaaaatattttcctgaaatgtaTCCTAGAGCATATATGATATCTAAGAAATATCAAAACTgaataataactgagctacagaagacgggaaCTGGGCTGGACCACTCTGTAGATAAAAAATCGGTGaccccatttaaaaaaaagaacaaaattttgtggcaGTAGTTAGTCCTAAAATCTGAAGATTTGGTCAAAAGTGATTgatgtttcaaaattgtgtattAAGAACACAACAGAAACACAATATCATTACTTATTTATTGCGTATTATATTCGtaggttattttttatttacacctCACTTTATTATCAAATGTagcaaaaacatatttttgcatttttgtaaaCTCTCGTTGCGCTTACATTTTTAACTagtgtaaaaaataagtatcTTCAAATAAATACGCATATTAGGTAAATCAGAAATTTCTGATTAGTCTGCAGTgaataataattcaaaaacagaatCGTATTTTCAGATTCTGATTCATTTATATTATGTTTTCTTGTACCAAcgatttaattataatttaatatgaaaacttttttactCATAGGCGTATTTGGATTCATACCTGAAGAATAAATTGTTGAGGAAATAGGTCGTTTACTTTTTCTGAATAGTTTGATGTTAGAACACTTATTTCTCTTGAATTATGGTAGAATTGTAAATTTCTTCCAcaaaaaaagatcaaaaaGCTACtaagaaatttttcaaaatttatatttggtGATCATTGTTGAGCTTTAGAATTTTGTAGAACCCACCGATAGAACCGTGCCacttaattgtaaattttctaaattattagaGTTTTGGGTTCTTTTGGTGTCAGCTTCTACTCCATCGTGACATACTAAAAAATCGACCATAACTTAAGATAATAACACACTcgtaaaaatagatttctatcaatttttccaaattaaaatttttgcagatttttgattttggtacTGTTTTCTTGTTTTCACTACGCCACTGCgtatatttaattaacaacATTACACTTACATTTTCCGTAGTCACAATTTTTTACCGTCAAATGacaacaataaacaaatttcatAATCCAATTTCCACTGTTTGTACAACATAAATTTCGCATTATGTAGGTGCATATGATGTCTAATGCACACATGATGAACAATATAGTGGTGATAGCCACTCCACACTAGAACCGTGGAAGCAATTGACTTCGTTTGCATTTGGTCGATTGTATGAAACACGGTGAAGTCATAAACCAGTAATAAACCAAAACCGCAGTTAGGTTTATGGGAGAAATATGTGGGCAGGTAAGTtggcaaaaattataatttgcaTTACGGAATGGAGGACAGAATTAAATACCTAGTGAAACAAATGGCTTGAAGCTATGCAGACGTAGACATAGATATGAGAAGATTTAACGAGCAGCGCAGTCTGGGCGTCATAAATGATTAAGTGAAATTTATGGTATTAGTTCAAATTAAAAGTGAATGTGTGATGAACCTGATTTCATTATTTATAGGTAAAACTCCCACTAGCTGCGGCCAACGAGAGTAAATGATTTGCGAAACAAGATTAAAGTCATCTCTGATTCAAGGACGCacttttcattaaataattcaatatAATTTGCGAGATTAATTACCAGAAAATTGTAAGTTATGAGTGCAAAATATATGTTCATAatcgtatttttatttataactgaAGAGTGAAAACATAAAAAGCGGAGAGTTGGTTAACATAATCACATGTTACAGGAGAGGATGCATTAGACGTCTAAtggtaatattattataaaatacatGACGGTATATTCACCTTAACACACCTGATGTGATGAAAATCTCAGTAGGTGTTGGCAATTTTGTAAATTGCTCAATTGTGTAGTTTTTAGCTCTTTCGGTTCGTCGAAAAATCAAGAAGCCGTAATTGCAACATCCTGTTATAATTACACTAATAGCTATACTAGACACACTATTGCCATTAAATGATTGACTGTAATTTCTTGCAGGTATTTACGATATTTCTCTACAAGAAGACGgcagaaaattacaaaaaaacacaaataagtttttttttcgtcaGTCAATATTTCCAAGTTAGATATTTGCAGAAATGGCCGGGAAATGATTGTTAAATACTATTAGGGGAAGCGTTAACGCATTGAAGGttccaaacaaaaatttatagaaaaaaattgtttacagtTTGAGACAGCATTATTAGTGGTATAAGAAAAAGGTGTATAAGAAAAAGGTGGTAGGTTAAAACTgtaaacattttaacttttcaacaccagtgaaataaaaataaatacaagttaaacaaatgaaatgaaactaaaaagtcatttgtaacaaattattattttggaaattaagacatgttttattttaacaatttttcatGTTTAGGTCATCAAACAATTTATAATACATTATATACACAATAGTTATCTAGGTAAGTACTCTGGAAAGGGCGCTTTCGTCGGAATTACACATACTTTTAACTGTATGCTTTATGATTCAAACAAACTTGtccgataaaaaaattcatactaaaaagcataaaaaatatttaaaaaaaatacaaacttattagaaaattaaaagataTTGGACCGGTtgatagaagcgtcattaatttaatccacgATTAAATGCTTAAATTAAATGATCAGGTGAGCACATTGAAGCattttgattggtctattcgcgttgttaacttttaacaacgtgttcatttttaatagtgctttctataaataaaagtttatttaaatgtctTATTTTATTGTTCTGTTTTTTGAGGTGGTACCACTGCTTTCATCCAAGtttttcgtaattaaaaaaaagttccaAGGATAATGGAAAAGCTCCAGTATAGAAAATCCTGCAGATCGTTGTTCATAATATTATAAGGAACCGAATTAATATGCTGGTATTCATATacagagtgctcaaaaactgacgcaccaactcagtggtacgttattgagaagcaagtgcagattacgggaaaaatgttgaaaaaattcctaaagttatattttaaaaaatctggagctacaaacttattgtgttaacttttttggtttttattattttttttatgttgttatgtttcataccaggtaatcgtttcgtaacaaaacgatgaataattattttaaaatttactagcagattttagcagtgttttcaatttaaaaaaattaaaattcatccaaaaaatcacaatgtgtagatgtgccaacactgggaattatttcctaggacaccgtttcaaaaataatttatatctattgttgatcaaattctattgcgatcatgactgttagacaacgttgccacatatcatttacctaaaattagttatttatcaataactttaatacaaagaatttttttactatttttacctttatatgtaaccacttctttaccacacaccattgagttggtgcgccagtttttgagcacgctgtacaaatttaaaacattttgtagATACATTTTGAggaatacaaaaaacaaagcaaTGTTTACTATCATAAGTCATAAGAAAAGGGGGGACTAATAAATTTATGGTTTTGTAGGTTTAGATTGTAAAAGTCGCCTATATTCAATGTTGTCTGTCGACCTGAtattgtataataaattaccGCTAAATACATGAATTCTCGATTTCGAACGCTTTAAGATCGTAATTAGAGGACATTTTGATATAGTTTATACTCACGGGAAAGATTTCTGGGtcatcatttttaattttgtgtgcattttatttgtctcatttgaattattgaattgttatatattattttcattattttgtatACTTCTAACTGTGATATTAATGAAACGTGGGTATAACTGTATACCATATTGTAACCATACGAAAGGAGAAGTATAGTTACCTATGATTATTTtcacgttttaaaaaaatttttgaattttatttagcCGAATAATTTTCTCGAGCATCTTCTCAGTTTTTCTAGTGCTTTATTCTGTAAACCTGTGCcaaggtttattttttatttaaaactgttttatttctGGAGACTGCGTTCATAAACAcctgataatttatttatgttgaaAATGCTATTGCCTTTTCGAGTGTGTTTCAgctaaaatataataaaggtCAATAGTTTAGAGATTAGGAATGTACttgtgttttggtaaaaaattgtataacttCTGGATTTCTTCGAGCtttaaagataataaaaattcattttttgccGGTCAAAGTTAATTAGAACTTGGTTATTTAATGATAGTGAATCGTGAGTCCGTTTAGCGTATTTATCATCTAAACCAGATATCAAGATACCACAGATATCAAgagactttttttttaatcttttgttTTCTAGACCCTTTTGTTAGGTACTACTCGTATATGTTTACATagttacaaaatagttacaaatTGAGAATTGTACTCAAATgcataaataaatcatttttgagaaatttgtgtattctttttttaaatacgctacattattaaattagcaTAAACTCATTATCATAATGTTTTGAACCGTATTGAACAAGTTGGTGTAAAAGATACACCAAGAAGCATTGGACGTATTTGGTTAAAACACACTATTTTTGCGTATGAATTAGTAATGGTGAATGCTGAATTAATCTGTTATGCTGACGGAAATGGAACTTGACAAAAACTGCAAATCATTATTATCcatattttgttgttaaaactGCAAGCAAGACGATctcttaaataataaatataacctttttaaataagtttacgTAACAAATTACTCTTGACAGgcttatttttgttatgtaagttttcgataGAAATATTTGCACTTTTAATCCGTTTATAATTagtgtaaataaaacaacgggttcatcaaaataataatttattgttattaacaatatttacaataaaaataaggtACATATTTCTAATTCATCTTGGCATCTTGGCATTCGTTATCGCAGATCAAACCGGACTAGTATCTGTAACCACCATTAGCAGCTTGTTGAGTTCCTCCGGAACCGCGGAACTGCTGTTGTGGGGCAGAAGCGGGTCCTCCAAACTGTTGTTGGGGGGCTGCTGCTGGTCGCGCACCTCCAAACTGACCCTGAGCCGCACCTTGCCTTGCTCCAAATTGTCCCTGACCAGCTTGAGGATATCCTCCAAACTGTCCCTGAGCCCCCTGTTGTCCTCCAAACTGTCCTTGTGCTCCCTGTTGTCCGCCAAACTGGCGTTGACCTCCTTGTTGTCCTCCAAAGTGAGCTTGCGCTCCTTGTCCTCCAAACTGTCCTTGGGCGCCTTGTTGGGCACCCCGTCCTCCAAACTGTTGGGGTTGCTCTCTGTATTGTCCATCATCGACAACACCACGAGCTTCCTCCTCCTGGTTAAATTGCAAAGATTTAAGGATGGCTTCAGGGATTGGGGGAGGCGTAGGCAAATGCTCGCCTTGGGGTTGGAAACCGTTTTCGTCAGCGGTGTAGGTGAGGGAGATTTGTTGGCCGTCGGGGGCGGTGTACGAGAAGGACCCTTGCGCAGCCTGAGCCTCATCCTGAGATCCAGCATTCTTCAAGTAACCTTCCTCCTGAGCCTGGACGCCATCACCGGTTTCGTAGGCAAAATTGTAGGTTCCGTCACCGTTGACATTGTTTTCGAAACGGAGGATAGGGACCTGGGGACCGGAAGAACCACCGAATTGTCCGGAAAAGCGCCCGGAAGCGTCCCCGGAAGCACCGGAGTATTGTCCAGATGAAGCGCCGGAATATTGCCCAGATCCAGACGCACCACCGGAATATTGCCCAGTTGAACTACCGGAATATTGGCCCGAACCTCTTCCGGCACTACCGGAAGACGTACCGCTGTATTGTCCGGACGCAGAGCCGCCTCTGCTGGGAGGAAGGTACTTGTTCTCGAGGTGGTCAAGCCGAGCACAGGCCGCGACGCCAAGAAGAGCCAAAGCTAAAACTACCTGAAAAAACGATTATCGAACGTATTTACATACAAAAGACGCTTTGCTCACTTGTTTCATGTTGAAAGTTAGGAGAAATGATCAGTTAAGTGATGATGAAGAGATTCGACACTTTGCTTTTATAGAAAACGTTGGCTCTCTCCTAAATCAGAGGATGAGCCAAATGTGGTAAAGAAGAAGATTAGCTGCAGGACAAGGTCGTACGTAAAAAACGTTACTTAAGTATTGTCTCATCTcgttcataaaatttaattaagcgaCAGGCGtataatttgtaataattgatCGGTAACGTATGTTCGCTTTTCTTGCCTCATCACCTGACTTGACAGTTATTGCTTGAATTTAAGTAAATGCTGATGTCTTATTTTCCCTCAATTGAGAGTTTATAGAGCCACTTTGTGGAGCAATCCAATTATCTGCAAATTTCCAGGTactgcaataatttttaaagtagagCTTTCTACATTCAAGTAaattagataataaaaaaatggaaacttttttttattttccatagTTGAAAAGAATTTCCCAATTTTGGCATTCCATGcggttttcttaaaaaaatacttcgtAACTATTGTAAAtgagttttataaaaatcttgAACTGGCAGTAATTGCTTTTTTTGCACATGCAAACTTTTGCttactttgaataattttattatttaaatgatGTGGTCAAATAAAATATCATACAGATGAATCTAGTGATAAGGGACGaacatattattatttaaaaaattacaaaattagtttagttttttcaaatagctcTTGTTTGCTTGGCACCACTTATTCttactttttaaaacaacttttatctttcgtttttttgtttttttttccaactttttaGTGTATTCTTCTCCAAGAGGAAATAAAGGCTCATAAACTTGGTCTTTTCTAAATTCACATTTCTTTAGCCTAGACGCAAACAAGCTAAATAAACAGTTAGGTATTTAgtataaaactgtttttttttgcttttcgaGTGCTTTTGAACTAAACAGTAAGTAACTTTAAAAGGTCAACAGAATCACCTTGATTTGGCCataatttctgaatttttttgaacaataatTGAAGCACGCTTTTgacctaaaattaaataattaagacCAAATGATTCGTCACTTTCGATGATGTTTGGAATAAAACTATCATTCCTTGAAaccattggaaaaaaatatctgATACGTATACATTTTGATTTACGAATACAACATTAACCAAACTACTAATAacacagaattttttaatatttaaatttttagactCTAAGGTGACCACAACAAATTTTCTGGTACATTTTTCGATATAAAATGTggatttttatattcttataTTAAATAGGCAGTAGAGTAAGAATGACGTGGCATTGGAGACATAGCAGTACAATGGACGTATTTGATCTACAGATAGTTAAAAACCCACAATCCTATGTTGAAATCTCGGTTAAAAACACTTTgtaatttaacaaataaattagtaataatttttttcttcttgctGATGTGGTGACAGAAATGCAACATGCCAAAAACTGCAAATCATCATTAtccatattttgttattaaaatagtaATCAAGACAATCtcataacaataaatataacCTTTTTAAATGAGTTTATGTAACAAATTGCAGGCTTATTTCGTTACGTAAGTCCTTGATCGAAATATTTGCGCTTTGACTCcgtttgtaataattataacaacagtttaaataaaacaacggtttcatcaaaataataatttattgttattaacaatatttacaataaaaataaggtACATATTTCTAATACATCTTGGCATCTTGGCATTCGTTATCGCAGATCAAACCGGACTAGTATCTGTAACCACCATTAGCAGCTTGTTGAGTTCCTCCGGAACCGCGGAACTGCTGTTGTGGGGCAGAAGCGGGTCCTCCAAACTGTTGTTGGGGGGCTGCTGCTGGTCGCGCACCACCAAACTGACCCTGAGCCGCACCTTGCCTTGCTCCAAATTGTCCCTGACCAGCTTGAGGATATCCTCCAAACTGTCCCTGAGCTCCCTGTTGTCCTCCAAACTGTCCTTGAGCTCCCTGTTGTCCTCCAAACTGACGTTGAGCTCCTTGTTGTCCTCCAAAGTGAGCTTGCGCTCCTTGTTGTCCTCCAAACTGTCCTTGAGCGCCTTGTTGGACACCACGTCCTCCAAACTGTTGGGGTTGCTCCCTGTACTGTCCATCATCGACAACACCACGAGCTTCCTCCTCCTGGTTAAATTGCAAGGATTTAAGGATAGCTTCAGGGATTGGGGGAGGAGTAGGCAAATGTTCGCCTTGGGGTTGGAAACCGTTTTCGTCAGCGGTGTAGGTGAGAGAGATTTGTTGGCCGTCGGGGGCGGTGTACGAGAAGGACCCTTGCGCAGCCTGAGCCTCATCCTGAGATCCGGCATTCTTCAAGTAACCTTCCTCCTGAGCCTGGACGCCATCACCGGTTTCGTAGGCAAAATTGTAGGTTCCGTCACCATTGACATTGTTTTCGAAACGGAGGATAGGGACCTGGGGACCGGAAGAACCACCGAATTGTCCGGAAAAGCGCCCGGAAGCGTCCCCGGAAGCACCGGAGTATTGTCCAGATGAAGCGCCGGAATATTGCCCTGATCCAGATGCACCACCGGAATATTGCCCAGTTGAACTACCGGAATATTGTCCAGACCCTCTTCCCGCACTACCGGAAGACGCCCCGCTGTATTGTCCGGACGCAGAGCTGCCTCTGCTGGGAGGAAGGTACTTGTTCTCGAGGTGGTCAAGCCGGGCACAGGCCGCGACGCCAAGAAGAGCCAAAGCTAAAACTACCTGAAAAAACGATTATCGAACGTATTTACATACAAGAGACGCTTTGCTCACTTGTTTCATGTTGAAAGTTAGGAGAAATGATCAGTTAAGTGAT of the Tribolium castaneum strain GA2 chromosome 1, icTriCast1.1, whole genome shotgun sequence genome contains:
- the LOC657011 gene encoding pupal cuticle protein 20, translated to MRRVLLISALCGLAACAGPNQYLPPNRGGSFGGQSNRFSSPSSFSGGGSSGGFSSPSSFSGGGGGGFSSPSQQVPILRLDNNNEGDGNYQYAYETGNGIAAQERGQLRGDWVAADGSFSFTSPEGQQFSITYTADENGFHPQGAHLPTPPPIPEAILKSIQQNLAEEARGGYQDDGQYNGGHGSSGGSGGHGGAGSFGSGSRGSGGFGGSAGSDGYRY
- the LOC656925 gene encoding pupal cuticle protein 20; protein product: MKQVVLALALLGVAACARLDHLENKYLPPSRGGSASGQYSGTSSGSAGRGSGQYSGSSTGQYSGGASGSGQYSGASSGQYSGASGDASGRFSGQFGGSSGPQVPILRFENNVNGDGTYNFAYETGDGVQAQEEGYLKNAGSQDEAQAAQGSFSYTAPDGQQISLTYTADENGFQPQGEHLPTPPPIPEAILKSLQFNQEEEARGVVDDGQYREQPQQFGGRGAQQGAQGQFGGQGAQAHFGGQQGGQRQFGGQQGAQGQFGGQQGAQGQFGGYPQAGQGQFGARQGAAQGQFGGARPAAAPQQQFGGPASAPQQQFRGSGGTQQAANGGYRY
- the LOC656840 gene encoding pupal cuticle protein 20, with translation MKQVVLALALLGVAACARLDHLENKYLPPSRGSSASGQYSGASSGSAGRGSGQYSGSSTGQYSGGASGSGQYSGASSGQYSGASGDASGRFSGQFGGSSGPQVPILRFENNVNGDGTYNFAYETGDGVQAQEEGYLKNAGSQDEAQAAQGSFSYTAPDGQQISLTYTADENGFQPQGEHLPTPPPIPEAILKSLQFNQEEEARGVVDDGQYREQPQQFGGRGVQQGAQGQFGGQQGAQAHFGGQQGAQRQFGGQQGAQGQFGGQQGAQGQFGGYPQAGQGQFGARQGAAQGQFGGARPAAAPQQQFGGPASAPQQQFRGSGGTQQAANGGYRY